Below is a window of Pochonia chlamydosporia 170 chromosome 7, whole genome shotgun sequence DNA.
GGTGAAGAGAAAGGCCGAGATGAAGGCTACTCGGTCACCAAAGTTGAGCATGCCAATGGCCAGGGCTCCCAGGATGACGGTAAAGTTGAGCCATGACAGAAACGTACGCTcgttggcgaagaagactTTGGGTTCGACTCGAGTCGGCAGAGCGATGCGCTTGCCTAGTCGTGGTTAGCGATTGTCTCGATATCAAACGATAGGGTTGGTCCGGATATACCTTGAGAAGTCTGGAGGAGAGGCTGGGAAGACATGTTGGCAATTGATGGTGAGGGGGAAGGACGTCACTCAATGTACTGATcgctggtgttttggagcTTTGGATGTCGATCGTGAGGTTTCTCAATTGAATAGCGCTCTGGAGCCGAATTTTCGGGCACGTTACAGACTAACGGATTCTTCGAGGCCGATGGATTGAATCAGGAACGAGGTATGCAATCGAAGGAGAGCGGGAATTGCGGCGTCTCAATTGCAGAAAAAAAGCTTCTTGCAGCCGGCTTGGTGTATCTATCGGCTCTGGAACCGCTGGACTCTATGGTTCGACCCCACTCATGATAACCGCTTTGGGAGAGCTTCTGTGCACGTGGGCtggctggttggttggcagTCACGTGTGGTTGCCCCGCGAAGCAAGGAGATGGGCGAGGTGCCAAAAGGGGAAACCGatcgtggacatggactcgATAGTTTTGACTGTGAGATttgaagcaaaaaaaaatcaagaATCAAATATTGACTAATGCGTGTGCAAAGATTTTGGCTTTAGAATTTTTGGTGATAGCTTTACTTGCGAGTAGATACAATTGTTGTTAGATTGAGCTGTTTCAACGGCCACTAATACGGCCAGTTTGGTTGGCTCCAGATTTTTGTTGGTTATCGCGCGGCTTTGTGGTCCCCTCGCACCGATTGTTTACGTTTGACGTTTCGGCGCCGCTCCACCTACATCGCTCCTTGAATCAACAACGTCACAAGCCGTCAAGATGTCTACTCCAGTATGTGAAGTGAAGCCCTTCGTCTATGGAGCTTGCAGTCTTGTATTGACAGTGCTTTGCTAATTATTAATGTAGCCTATTCCTTTCACCCGTCTCAAGCAGATTGCTACCGATGTACGAAGTCACTCATCCCTCCCGTCGAATCAACCTGTTTACCAGCGACTATGATTCCACGGCTCCCATCCAGGGGGGTTCTAACAGATATATAACAGGTTTGCAGCAATGCCATCGGAAGCGCCGAGTTCTACGACCATGCAAAGACCGAGCAATGGAACTCTACCATCATTGTACGCTCCTCCCAGGCAACCCTCTGCCTTGGCACTTGAAGATCGAGTATCGACCAACCACTTACCACTCATGTAGAACTCCATGCTCAAGGCTGTCATCTCCGAATCAACACCACAGGGAGCATCCGCACCGTCCTTCAAGTTCGCCTGCAACAGCACCATTGTCCAGCACCTTGTGCCGACGTCGTCTCTGAACAAAGCCCGCGGCGGCACCGAGGTCAAGGAAGAGCAGCCTCACATCTCGACGAGCTCCGAGGCCACTGCCACGGATGGCAAGCCGCACGTTGGTCGACGCGGTATGCACAGTGCCACGGGCGCGTATTgggacgagaagaaggacggcATGTGGACCTTCAAGTACGATGGCGGCGAGGGTAAGGGCATGGATGTTGTCATTATGCTCATTTGGATTGGCATCTAGACTATTATACAAAGTTACAGGTTGCTTGGTCGATGGGGAGTTCAGCGTGAACCCCGCGTGGGATACGAAGGGGAGCTAGCTGGGCAGGCACCCTGCTCTGTTATGGCGTTTCAGGAGCAAAGATATGTACTATTTGAGACTGTCTCTCCATTATGCCCccgctgctggtgatgtttgCGAAATGTTGGATTAGGTTATGATATGTTTTGTTTCGGACTTGAGCACTTTTGCAGTACAGTGTTGAGAAAAGTGTGGTTTCGTGGAACATGTGTTGCTGCGGTGGGATTGGTAGCGGTCTGCTGGGCTCGAGTCAGCTGAGTATTCGTTgcctgccaaagccaacatctTACAGAGTGCGCTTGTGCACTGGGATATTTCCACTTGCCATCTTGTAGTAGAACTTTCTGGATACATATTCCTACACGTGAAACGATCTGGCAAGATATTGGTATAGGGTAGCACATGGCTTTGCTCAAGATTCGCGTAATAAG
It encodes the following:
- a CDS encoding vacuolar transporter chaperone 1 (similar to Metarhizium acridum CQMa 102 XP_007810197.1) — translated: MSSQPLLQTSQGKRIALPTRVEPKVFFANERTFLSWLNFTVILGALAIGMLNFGDRVAFISAFLFTGVAMLTMLYALVTYHWRAKSIRMRGQAGFDDRFGPTFLAIILLLAVVVNFVLRITDHSNKQKHN
- a CDS encoding dynein light chain (Tctex1) (similar to Metarhizium acridum CQMa 102 XP_007810196.1): MSTPPIPFTRLKQIATDVCSNAIGSAEFYDHAKTEQWNSTIINSMLKAVISESTPQGASAPSFKFACNSTIVQHLVPTSSLNKARGGTEVKEEQPHISTSSEATATDGKPHVGRRGMHSATGAYWDEKKDGMWTFKYDGGEGKGMDVVIMLIWIGI